A region of Subdoligranulum variabile DNA encodes the following proteins:
- a CDS encoding ribonuclease R family protein, producing the protein MTPLQKSILSAVKRRPMTLRELQNNLQVDNSRLRTTVSAMVATGELSMRNGTYVPGFATYQNDANPNTIPCTLVKLAARFGFASRDDGQGDIFIPGRALHGAMPQDKIDVKLFEHPRVEGSSEGEVVEVKVPNNRFAGTVCLADDGRLAVEPDGCRDVKFLLAKQGSEGVHIGDKVGILITHRGPRHSDHRAAVVEKFGSSDRAAECAKAILYGRNVRQEFPPEVLAEAYAYDNAVIDPTEAARRMDLRGIPIFTIDSAETKDIDDAISLQKLEDGGYELGVHIADVSHYVRPGSALDNEAFERATSIYYADKVIPMLPTQLSNGICSLNPAEDRLAFSCLMRLDGEGNIHSYHFVKTVIRSRVKGVYKEINALLEPEEGADLTELKDKYADVLEQLPVMDELYRKRLELRRKRGAMEIESDEAKLIIDPESGRCVDIVKRGRGTSECMIEEFMLLANQCAANAGRTNKVPFVYRVHEAPDAEKMEKLSATLLACGLNAKFKNPIPTQLELAALLDETRGQPIQTPVHTGILRSMQKARYAPQPLGHYGLVLADYAHFTSPIRRYPDLAIHRILSEMLLGASSERIGKDFNEFAQKASEQSSRKEVDAVRIERDVEDLYKAEYMHEHLGEVYTGTVAGITPRGVFVELENTVEGFVPAAQLCKGEAQVVDGVSMLDPLTGRSWMLGTSMKIRVAASDVALGRIDFEYMVE; encoded by the coding sequence ATGACACCGTTACAAAAAAGTATCCTGTCTGCTGTCAAGCGCCGTCCCATGACGCTGCGCGAGCTGCAGAACAACCTGCAGGTGGACAATTCCCGCCTGCGTACCACCGTGTCGGCTATGGTGGCCACGGGTGAGCTGTCGATGCGCAATGGCACCTATGTGCCGGGCTTTGCCACCTATCAGAATGACGCCAATCCCAACACGATTCCCTGCACGCTGGTCAAGCTGGCGGCCCGGTTTGGCTTTGCCAGCCGGGATGATGGGCAGGGAGATATCTTTATCCCGGGCCGGGCGCTGCACGGCGCCATGCCCCAGGATAAGATCGACGTCAAGCTCTTCGAGCATCCCCGTGTGGAGGGCTCTTCCGAAGGCGAGGTGGTGGAGGTCAAGGTCCCCAACAACCGTTTTGCCGGTACGGTTTGTCTGGCTGATGATGGCCGTCTGGCGGTGGAACCCGACGGATGCCGGGATGTGAAGTTCCTGCTGGCCAAGCAGGGGAGTGAAGGCGTGCATATCGGCGACAAGGTCGGTATTCTGATCACCCACCGCGGACCGCGTCACAGCGATCACCGCGCTGCGGTGGTGGAAAAATTCGGCTCCTCCGACCGTGCCGCAGAGTGTGCCAAGGCCATTCTCTACGGCCGCAATGTGCGGCAGGAATTCCCGCCGGAGGTGCTGGCGGAAGCGTACGCTTACGATAATGCGGTCATTGATCCCACCGAGGCGGCCCGTCGGATGGACCTGCGGGGCATTCCCATCTTTACCATTGACTCGGCCGAGACCAAGGATATCGACGACGCCATCAGTCTGCAGAAACTGGAGGACGGTGGCTATGAGCTGGGCGTGCATATCGCAGATGTCAGCCATTATGTCCGCCCGGGCTCGGCGCTGGACAACGAGGCTTTTGAGCGTGCTACGAGTATCTATTACGCCGATAAGGTCATCCCGATGCTGCCGACCCAGCTTTCCAACGGTATTTGCTCGTTGAATCCCGCGGAGGACCGTCTGGCTTTTTCCTGCTTGATGCGCCTGGACGGGGAAGGCAATATTCACAGCTATCATTTTGTGAAAACGGTTATCCGCAGCCGCGTGAAGGGCGTTTATAAGGAGATCAACGCGCTCCTCGAACCTGAAGAAGGGGCAGATCTGACGGAGCTGAAAGATAAGTACGCGGATGTGCTTGAGCAGCTCCCGGTGATGGACGAGCTCTATCGCAAGCGCCTGGAACTGCGCCGCAAGCGGGGAGCGATGGAGATCGAATCCGACGAGGCAAAACTGATTATCGATCCGGAGAGCGGCCGCTGCGTGGACATCGTCAAGCGGGGCCGTGGCACGTCGGAGTGCATGATCGAGGAATTTATGCTGTTGGCGAACCAGTGCGCCGCCAATGCCGGCCGCACCAACAAGGTGCCCTTTGTCTACCGCGTGCATGAGGCACCCGATGCCGAAAAGATGGAAAAACTGTCGGCCACGCTGTTGGCCTGCGGTCTGAACGCCAAGTTCAAGAATCCCATCCCCACCCAGTTGGAGTTGGCGGCGCTGCTGGATGAAACCCGTGGTCAGCCCATCCAGACGCCGGTGCACACCGGTATCCTGCGCAGCATGCAGAAGGCCCGCTATGCCCCGCAGCCCCTTGGCCATTACGGTCTGGTGCTGGCGGACTATGCGCACTTTACCAGCCCCATCCGCCGTTACCCTGACCTGGCGATTCATCGCATCCTGAGCGAGATGCTGCTGGGAGCCTCTTCGGAGCGCATCGGCAAGGACTTCAACGAGTTCGCACAGAAAGCCAGCGAGCAGTCCAGCCGGAAAGAGGTGGATGCTGTGCGTATCGAGCGCGATGTGGAAGACCTTTACAAGGCTGAATATATGCATGAACACCTGGGCGAAGTGTATACCGGCACGGTGGCCGGTATCACGCCCCGCGGTGTCTTTGTGGAGCTGGAAAACACCGTGGAAGGCTTTGTGCCGGCGGCGCAGCTTTGCAAAGGTGAGGCTCAGGTTGTGGACGGCGTCAGCATGCTGGATCCGCTTACCGGCCGCAGCTGGATGCTGGGCACTTCCATGAAGATCCGTGTGGCGGCGTCCGATGTGGCGCTGGGCCGTATCGACTTCGAGTATATGGTGGAGTAA